The following DNA comes from Planctomycetia bacterium.
TAGAGGCTCGTGGCGGCGAGCAGCTGGCCGAGGCTGCCGTCGCGGAAGCGGAGCACGGCGACGCAGGTGTCCTCGACTTCGAGCCGCGCGGCGTCGTGGGCGCGGACGGCGGTGAACGCGACGACGCTCTCCACCGGATTGTCGGCCGCCGCGAGGCCGGGCATCGTGGCGCCGGCGATCCACTGCACCGCGTCCACGCCATGGATCGACTGGTTCATGAGCGCCCCGCCGCCGTCGAGGGCCCGCGTCCCCTGCCAGCGGCCCGGGCCGTAGTAGGCGTCGTCGCGCCACCAGGGAACGTAGCTCGCCACCACCGCCAGCGGGCCGAACCGACCGGCGGCCGCGGCGGCGTGGAGCGTGCCGATCACCGGATTGAACCGCTGCGGAAAGATCGCGCCCAGCGTGATCCCGGCCCGGTCGCAGGCCGCGATCATCCTGTCGATGCGGCGCAGCGTGATCTCCAGCGGCTTTTCGCAAATCACGTGGACCCCGCGTCGAGCTGCGGCGAGGACCGCGGGCAGGTGGGCGCCTGAGGGCGTGGCAACGGTGACGAAGTCGGGCTTCTCGCGCCGCAGCATGCGTGCGCCGTCGGCGTGCCAGGCGCAGGAGAACTCGGCGGCGAACGCCCGCCCCTTCTCCTCGGTGCGGCACGAGGCCGCGACGAGTTCGACGCCGGGAATGTCGCGGAGCGCCCGCGCGTGCATTCGGGCGATGGCGCCGATTCCGATGATTGCCGCACGCATGGTCGTGCTCCTTCGCCGCCGCCGTTGCCTTCCCGATCCCGTGACAGCGTACGCACTCGCGGGTGCCGCGCCTGCTGGACGGCTAGCGGGGCGTGTAGAAGCAGTCGAAGAGTCGGTCGCAGGCCCGGTGGA
Coding sequences within:
- a CDS encoding oxidoreductase; translation: MRAAIIGIGAIARMHARALRDIPGVELVAASCRTEEKGRAFAAEFSCAWHADGARMLRREKPDFVTVATPSGAHLPAVLAAARRGVHVICEKPLEITLRRIDRMIAACDRAGITLGAIFPQRFNPVIGTLHAAAAAGRFGPLAVVASYVPWWRDDAYYGPGRWQGTRALDGGGALMNQSIHGVDAVQWIAGATMPGLAAADNPVESVVAFTAVRAHDAARLEVEDTCVAVLRFRDGSLGQLLAATSLYPGQLRRLLVGGRDGTAEILEEQLVGWRFRAEVPDDDATRSRFGGASGTSGGAADPMAINYACHTRNFEEFLAAVRAGRRPALDGIEGRKAVAIVEACYRSARTGRPARVG